One genomic window of Daphnia pulex isolate KAP4 chromosome 12, ASM2113471v1 includes the following:
- the LOC124210076 gene encoding receptor-transporting protein 4-like isoform X3 produces MTSNFVTYQWSHWLPVSPVVIPCNPVVCVVANFPQQSQFNNVIRPKFRNSNEYVQLLLDNFKSELGIYYIPASTFSGDPYGGLERFWKNSFLWLFIELYENNHLWTLKPVEKPPIEDGKGTPWETVIHSAKVRFNCEMANHGWTSMQGRVVFWFRILYGIESGFVRGEVVFKLYGQKCERCTSGAFETALWYPEEIANAMWNLYSKVAEKFYGRPVDKVVRGLRGGKPRTPHKPELCQSCSDGLPCGKP; encoded by the exons aTGACTAGTAACTTCGTTACGTATCAGTGGTCGCATTGGTTACCTGTGTCACCTGTGGTTATTCCGTGCAATCCGGTAGTCTGTGTTGTTGCCAATTTTCCACAACAAAGTCAGTTTAATAATGTCATTAGACCCAAGTTTAGAAATTCTAACGAGTATGTGCAGTTACTTCTTGACAATTTTAAATCGGAGCTCGGAATTTATTACATTCCTGCTTCTACCTTCTCTGGCGATCCTTACGG TGGACTGGAAAGATTCTGGAAAAACTCTTTCCTCTGGCTATTTATTGAGCTGTACGAGAATAATCACCTGTGGACTCTGAAACCTGTTGAAAAACCTCCGATCGAAGATGGTAAAGGAACTCCATGGGAGACGGTCATTCATTCAGCTAAAGTTCGATTCAATTGCGAG ATGGCCAATCATGGGTGGACATCCATGCAGGGGCGTGTCGTCTTTTGGTTCAGAATCCTCTACGGAATCGAAAGTGGATTTGTGAGAGGAGAGGTTGTCTTTAAATTATACGGCCAAAAATGCGAGCGCTGCACCTCTGGA GCATTCGAAACAGCACTTTGGTATCCGGAAGAGATTGCTAATGCCATGTGGAACCTTTATTCCAAAGTTGCCGAGAAATTTTATGGTCGGCCAGTGGATAAAGTTGTTCGAGGCTTGCGTGGAG GTAAACCGCGAACGCCCCACAAGCCGGAATTGTGCCAATCCTGTAGCGATGGCCTGCCTTGCGGTAAACCTTAA
- the LOC124210076 gene encoding uncharacterized protein LOC124210076 isoform X1 gives MIIYPAPTVFNYNSSYCASPMEKYLPIEIMYDGRMGYGCCWGPNEFPWTPYCIVDSPMTPYCMYDVSSINSTLSELSISSSEGDCCCSPESLVSSTPSSNSHKKVSRVDQQDAENIWRFPKTAPPPIPLPGWNPLPYGLERFWKNSFLWLFIELYENNHLWTLKPVEKPPIEDGKGTPWETVIHSAKVRFNCEMANHGWTSMQGRVVFWFRILYGIESGFVRGEVVFKLYGQKCERCTSGAFETALWYPEEIANAMWNLYSKVAEKFYGRPVDKVVRGLRGGKPRTPHKPELCQSCSDGLPCGKP, from the exons ATGATTATTTATCCAGCTCCCACCGTCTTCAACTATAATTCATCTTATTGTGCATCACCTATGG aaaaatatttacccatagaAATTATGTATGATGGCCGTATGGGCTATGGATGCTGCTGGGGACCAAACGAATTTCCATGGACGCCTTATTGTATCGTCGATTCGCCCATGACTCCATATTGCATGTATGATGTGTCTTCAATTAACTCGACACTGTCTGAGCTGTCGATTTCATCGTCCGAGGGTGATTGTTGCTGCAGTCCCGAATCACTCGTTTCATCGACGCCATCATCAAACTCGCACAAAAAGGTGTCCCGCGTTGATCAACAAGATGCAGAAAACATTTGGCGTTTTCCCAAAACCGCACCACCACCCATTCCGCTTCCAGGCTGGAATCCATTACCTTA TGGACTGGAAAGATTCTGGAAAAACTCTTTCCTCTGGCTATTTATTGAGCTGTACGAGAATAATCACCTGTGGACTCTGAAACCTGTTGAAAAACCTCCGATCGAAGATGGTAAAGGAACTCCATGGGAGACGGTCATTCATTCAGCTAAAGTTCGATTCAATTGCGAG ATGGCCAATCATGGGTGGACATCCATGCAGGGGCGTGTCGTCTTTTGGTTCAGAATCCTCTACGGAATCGAAAGTGGATTTGTGAGAGGAGAGGTTGTCTTTAAATTATACGGCCAAAAATGCGAGCGCTGCACCTCTGGA GCATTCGAAACAGCACTTTGGTATCCGGAAGAGATTGCTAATGCCATGTGGAACCTTTATTCCAAAGTTGCCGAGAAATTTTATGGTCGGCCAGTGGATAAAGTTGTTCGAGGCTTGCGTGGAG GTAAACCGCGAACGCCCCACAAGCCGGAATTGTGCCAATCCTGTAGCGATGGCCTGCCTTGCGGTAAACCTTAA
- the LOC124210076 gene encoding uncharacterized protein LOC124210076 isoform X2: MRAPTVFNYNSSYCASPMEKYLPIEIMYDGRMGYGCCWGPNEFPWTPYCIVDSPMTPYCMYDVSSINSTLSELSISSSEGDCCCSPESLVSSTPSSNSHKKVSRVDQQDAENIWRFPKTAPPPIPLPGWNPLPYGLERFWKNSFLWLFIELYENNHLWTLKPVEKPPIEDGKGTPWETVIHSAKVRFNCEMANHGWTSMQGRVVFWFRILYGIESGFVRGEVVFKLYGQKCERCTSGAFETALWYPEEIANAMWNLYSKVAEKFYGRPVDKVVRGLRGGKPRTPHKPELCQSCSDGLPCGKP; this comes from the exons ATGAGAG CTCCCACCGTCTTCAACTATAATTCATCTTATTGTGCATCACCTATGG aaaaatatttacccatagaAATTATGTATGATGGCCGTATGGGCTATGGATGCTGCTGGGGACCAAACGAATTTCCATGGACGCCTTATTGTATCGTCGATTCGCCCATGACTCCATATTGCATGTATGATGTGTCTTCAATTAACTCGACACTGTCTGAGCTGTCGATTTCATCGTCCGAGGGTGATTGTTGCTGCAGTCCCGAATCACTCGTTTCATCGACGCCATCATCAAACTCGCACAAAAAGGTGTCCCGCGTTGATCAACAAGATGCAGAAAACATTTGGCGTTTTCCCAAAACCGCACCACCACCCATTCCGCTTCCAGGCTGGAATCCATTACCTTA TGGACTGGAAAGATTCTGGAAAAACTCTTTCCTCTGGCTATTTATTGAGCTGTACGAGAATAATCACCTGTGGACTCTGAAACCTGTTGAAAAACCTCCGATCGAAGATGGTAAAGGAACTCCATGGGAGACGGTCATTCATTCAGCTAAAGTTCGATTCAATTGCGAG ATGGCCAATCATGGGTGGACATCCATGCAGGGGCGTGTCGTCTTTTGGTTCAGAATCCTCTACGGAATCGAAAGTGGATTTGTGAGAGGAGAGGTTGTCTTTAAATTATACGGCCAAAAATGCGAGCGCTGCACCTCTGGA GCATTCGAAACAGCACTTTGGTATCCGGAAGAGATTGCTAATGCCATGTGGAACCTTTATTCCAAAGTTGCCGAGAAATTTTATGGTCGGCCAGTGGATAAAGTTGTTCGAGGCTTGCGTGGAG GTAAACCGCGAACGCCCCACAAGCCGGAATTGTGCCAATCCTGTAGCGATGGCCTGCCTTGCGGTAAACCTTAA
- the LOC124210090 gene encoding uncharacterized protein LOC124210090, whose protein sequence is MVFINEIEPEFSNKFWEEAIDNDSGYSDGYSDVSGESSPSPQSPRSPPLSPVSDGVRFVYFPVVPYYIIPVYRSDIPLAISPAFDQYSEEENVDFSIQTPSSFATPPIGRLIKWTLPPPTIPNYPLPDWDPMPYGMEQFWQSAFAWFFRPLWVNSDHLWTLSPISSPPVCQVWPWHTITYSAKVRFQCPYKHGWTSMKGRVVFWYRMRRHENVIISEAHFKLYGQQCNRCYKNRQGFLTPLWYHEEIENAVRFLACEVAKTYYGGEKLPVPRRLRQGNPSKLTHHDPTRCQACVEGLCVVRYSSK, encoded by the exons ATGGTCTTCATCAACGAAATTGAACCCG aattttcaaataaattttgggaAGAAGCCATTGATAATGATAGCGGTTACTCTGATGGTTACTCTGATGTGAGTGGAGAGAGCTCACCATCGCCGCAATCACCTCGTTCTCCTCCATTGTCTCCCGTTTCCGATGGTGttcgatttgtttattttcccgTCGTACCATACTACATAATTCCAGTCTATCGGAGCGATATTCCACTCGCCATTTCTCCCGCATTCGATCAGTacagcgaagaagaaaatgtcgatTTTTCTATCCAAACTCCATCGTCGTTTGCCACTCCGCCTATTGGACGTCTCATCAAGTGGACTTTGCCACCACCTACAATTCCGAATTATCCACTGCCTGATTGGGATCCAATGCCCTA TGGCATGGAACAATTTTGGCAGTCGGCTTTTGCTTGGTTCTTTCGCCCACTGTGGGTCAACAGCGATCATCTATGGACGCTGAGTCCAATTTCTTCTCCTCCAGTCTGCCAAGTATGGCCATGGCACACCATAACTTATTCAGCTAAAGTTCGTTTCCAATGTCCA TACAAACATGGTTGGACATCGATGAAAGGCCGCGTGGTGTTTTGGTATCGTATGCGTCGCCATGAAAACGTTATTATTTCGGAAGCTCATTTCAAGCTTTATGGCCAACAGTGCAATCGATGCTACAAAAATCGCCAG GGTTTTCTCACTCCGCTGTGGTATCACGAAGAAATTGAGAATGCTGTCCGTTTTCTAGCTTGTGAAGTGGCCAAAACTTATTACGGTGGTGAGAAACTTCCAGTTCCACGTCGACTTCGCCAAGGCAATCCGAGTAAACTTACTCATCACGACCCAACTAGATGCCAGGCTTGTGTCGAAGGTCTCTGCGTCGTTCGCTATTCATCGAAATaa
- the LOC124209741 gene encoding E3 UFM1-protein ligase 1-like isoform X2: MMASSDWIEVQRLAAEFQRTQLSSTLQKLSEKNCIEIVSKLIELKLIDVFYTNDGKEYITLEQLSKEICDELYLHGGRISLTELVPILNISYHAIESRAQNISQTKSEIHLVSGQLIDDDHLDRIAEEINENLQQSGQITVVELSKQYELPMEFVLQLIRSRLGTVIQGQQDKHDHHVFFTEGFLARNRARIRGALSAITVPTSVSTIIAQNKLPERLFFAFADELINTKRIQASMSGGRQVNVATFIPEIHSRSQNEWIDNFLKQNGYLEYAALTRLGLGDPKSFCRKRFKDTSLLYLSSCCVGSNILGQIEAAIEEAISSQSWVEVLPLLPSVFDDEDAEQIIQHVLKTSQNIPDKDALVIGQSAVTSNSFVQNLKIIFKPMIEEKASEVVASGDYLQSLADQRNAKGKSFKPEQANEKKDRKEERRKKANEGKLGGGTQGRETKTRATKKKYGKGKNDSDDENEGDVVGTNSASLELEFMSIDEISNVLKKQENVSDAPDEFVEDIATRLYPSLQASFQEAARLAFEAMLSSTSGQRRQTHSELQDRLQLLLQNIKQGEKAIQFFTSLDVQQQLCRHLLKTSGSELVNELVSYVSQDTSVASDSKDLSPEARQKIISGLPQNVRVPLQGLHKATQGANVEEFISETEVALSACDVVLRKVDKKKDKAVPTQQRHLLIEQLNAAKDAALVLHVAVLLLFHTVTQTVLNASGRFVPQIITFLQSHLSPSTAELLSTLQEHKIVLVGLDNAGKTTILYQFLMNEVVHTSPTIGSNVEEVVWKNIHFIMWDLGGQESLRAAWNTYYTNTEFVILVVDSTDRERLSITRQELHKILAHEELHQCAVLVLANKQDVKGSMSAAEISRHLNLTSIKKHKWQIQACCALTGEGLYQGLEWIASHIRKK; the protein is encoded by the exons ATGATGGCTTCTTCTGACTGGATTGAAGTACAGAGACTAGCTGCTGAATTTCAGCGTACCCAACTTTCTAGCACTCTTCAGaa GCTTTCTGAAAAGAACTGCATTGAGATAGTTTCAAAACTTATTGAATTGAAGCTTATCGATGTGTTCTATACAAATGATGGAAAGGAGTACATCACTTTAGAACAACTATCCAAGGAAATTTGTGATGAACTCTATCTGCATGGAGGCAGAATTAGCTTGACTGAACTTGTGCCCATCCTTAACATCAGTTATCATGCCATTGAATCAAGAGCACAAAATATCAGCCAAACTAAATCAGAAATTCATTTGGTCTCTGGGCAGTTGATTGATGATGACCATCTTGATCGTATTGCTgaagaaatcaatgaaaatcTCCAGCAAAGTGGACAGATAACTGTGGTTGAGTTGTCAAAACAATATGAATTGCCAATGGAATTTGTTCTGCAG CTTATTCGCAGCAGGTTGGGCACCGTTATCCAGGGACAGCAGGACAAACATGATCACCATGTCTTCTTTACTGAGGGATTTTTGGCTCGTAATCGGGCTCGCATCCGAGGAGCTTTGTCCGCCATTACTGTCCCAACTTCTGTTTCCACAATTATAGCTCAAAACAAGCTTCCAGAACGCCTTTTCTTTG CTTTTGCGGATGAGCTTATCAATACTAAACGAATTCAAGCTTCGATGAGTGGAGGCCGACAGGTTAATGTAGCCACATTCATACCTGAAATTCATTCGCGATCTCAGAATGAATGGATCGACAATTTCCTGAAGCAGAACGGTTATCTAG AATACGCAGCGCTAACTCGACTGGGATTAGGAGATCCTAAAAGTTTTTGCCGCAAACGTTTCAAGGACACTTCACTTCTCTATCTGTCGAGTTGTTGCGTCGGTAGCAACATTTTGGGGCAAATAGAGGCTGCGATTGAAGAAGCTATTAGTTCCCAATCTTGGGTGGAAGTTCTG CCCTTACTACCCAGTGTATTTGACGATGAAGATGCTGAACAGATTATTCAGCACGTGTTAAAGACGAGCCAGAATATACCGGATAAAGATGCCCTTGTGATCGGACAATCAGCTGTCACAAGTAATTCCTTCGttcaaaatctgaaaattatttttaagccAATGATCGAAGAAAAAGCTAGCGAG GTTGTTGCTTCGGGAGACTATCTTCAGTCTCTGGCGGATCAACGAAACGCAAAGGGCAAATCATTTAAACCAGAGCAGgcaaatgagaaaaaggatCGAAAAGAAGAACGAAGAAAGAAGGCCAATGAAGGCAAACTTGGCGGAGGAACGCAG GGAAGAGAAACTAAAACTAGGGCTACCAAGAAGAAGTACGGCAAAGGAAAGAACGATTCAGATGATGAGAACGAAGGAGATGTTGTTGGAACTAATTCCGCATCTTTAGAACTTGAATTCATGTCTATTgatgaaatttcaaatgttcttAAAAAGCAAGAAAACGTTTCAGATGCTCCAGATGAATTCGTCGAGGATATTGCGACACGTCTTTATCC GTCATTGCAAGCTTCATTCCAGGAAGCAGCCCGTCTAGCGTTTGAAGCAATGCTATCGTCGACATCAGGCCAGAGGCGTCAAACCCATAGTGAATTGCAAGATAGATTGCAGTTGTTATTGCAGAATATAAAACAG GGTGAAAAGGCGATTCAATTCTTTACTTCGCTGGATGTACAGCAACAACTATGCCGTCATCTTTTGAAAACATCTGGATCAGAACTAGTTAACGAATTGGTTTCTTACGTGTCCCAGGATACTAGCGTTGCCAGTGACTCGAAAGATCTATCCCCTGAA gcccgccaaaaaataattagtggATTGCCGCAGAATGTGCGTGTACCACTTCAAGGTCTTCACAAAGCCACTCAGGGAGCAAATGTCGAGGAATTTATTTCAGAAACGGAAGTGGCCTTATCAGCTTGTGACGTCGTCCTACGTAAAGTggacaaaaagaaagacaaggCGGTTCCCACTCAACAGCGTCATTTGCTCATCGAGCAGCTTAATGCTGCAAAAGATGCTGCTTTAGTCCTTCATGTAGCTGTTCTATTGCTATTCCATACTGTCACACAGACAGTTTTGAATGCTTCCGGGCGGTTTGTTCCTCAGATTATCACTTTTCTCCAGTCGCACCTATCACCGTCTACCGCGGAATTGCTGTCTACATTGCAAG AACACAAGATCGTCCTGGTTGGATTGGACAATGCAGGGAAAACCACAATCCTTTACCAGTTCCTGATGAATGAAGTTGTTCACACATCTCCAACGATTGGGTCAAACGTGGAAGAAGTGGTGTGGAAGAACATTCACTTCATTATGTGGGACCTTGGTGGACAGGAATCTCTGAGAGCTGCATGGAATACTTATTATACCAATACAGAG TTTGTAATTTTAGTAGTAGATTCCACTGACAGAGAAAGGTTAAGCATTACCCGGCAAGAGTTACATAAAATTCTGGCGCATGAAGAGCTCCACCAATGTGCAGTTTTGGTTTTGGCCAACAAGCAAGACGTCAAAGGTTCCATGTCAGCTGCAGAAATATCTCGTCATTTGAACCTCACttccataaagaaacacaAGTGGCAAATCCAAGCATGTTGTGCCCTCACTGGTGAAGG ATTGTACCAAGGACTCGAATGGATCGCCAGTCATATTCGCAAGAAGTAG
- the LOC124209741 gene encoding E3 UFM1-protein ligase 1-like isoform X1, giving the protein MMASSDWIEVQRLAAEFQRTQLSSTLQKLSEKNCIEIVSKLIELKLIDVFYTNDGKEYITLEQLSKEICDELYLHGGRISLTELVPILNISYHAIESRAQNISQTKSEIHLVSGQLIDDDHLDRIAEEINENLQQSGQITVVELSKQYELPMEFVLQLIRSRLGTVIQGQQDKHDHHVFFTEGFLARNRARIRGALSAITVPTSVSTIIAQNKLPERLFFAFADELINTKRIQASMSGGRQVNVATFIPEIHSRSQNEWIDNFLKQNGYLEYAALTRLGLGDPKSFCRKRFKDTSLLYLSSCCVGSNILGQIEAAIEEAISSQSWVEVLPLLPSVFDDEDAEQIIQHVLKTSQNIPDKDALVIGQSAVTSNSFVQNLKIIFKPMIEEKASEVVASGDYLQSLADQRNAKGKSFKPEQANEKKDRKEERRKKANEGKLGGGTQGRETKTRATKKKYGKGKNDSDDENEGDVVGTNSASLELEFMSIDEISNVLKKQENVSDAPDEFVEDIATRLYPSLQASFQEAARLAFEAMLSSTSGQRRQTHSELQDRLQLLLQNIKQGEKAIQFFTSLDVQQQLCRHLLKTSGSELVNELVSYVSQDTSVASDSKDLSPEARQKIISGLPQNVRVPLQGLHKATQGANVEEFISETEVALSACDVVLRKVDKKKDKAVPTQQRHLLIEQLNAAKDAALVLHVAVLLLFHTVTQTVLNASGRFVPQIITFLQSHLSPSTAELLSTLQGLVIQELTSKGDEELLGTIRQKMEDLIPRVRETAVTFKKSATQD; this is encoded by the exons ATGATGGCTTCTTCTGACTGGATTGAAGTACAGAGACTAGCTGCTGAATTTCAGCGTACCCAACTTTCTAGCACTCTTCAGaa GCTTTCTGAAAAGAACTGCATTGAGATAGTTTCAAAACTTATTGAATTGAAGCTTATCGATGTGTTCTATACAAATGATGGAAAGGAGTACATCACTTTAGAACAACTATCCAAGGAAATTTGTGATGAACTCTATCTGCATGGAGGCAGAATTAGCTTGACTGAACTTGTGCCCATCCTTAACATCAGTTATCATGCCATTGAATCAAGAGCACAAAATATCAGCCAAACTAAATCAGAAATTCATTTGGTCTCTGGGCAGTTGATTGATGATGACCATCTTGATCGTATTGCTgaagaaatcaatgaaaatcTCCAGCAAAGTGGACAGATAACTGTGGTTGAGTTGTCAAAACAATATGAATTGCCAATGGAATTTGTTCTGCAG CTTATTCGCAGCAGGTTGGGCACCGTTATCCAGGGACAGCAGGACAAACATGATCACCATGTCTTCTTTACTGAGGGATTTTTGGCTCGTAATCGGGCTCGCATCCGAGGAGCTTTGTCCGCCATTACTGTCCCAACTTCTGTTTCCACAATTATAGCTCAAAACAAGCTTCCAGAACGCCTTTTCTTTG CTTTTGCGGATGAGCTTATCAATACTAAACGAATTCAAGCTTCGATGAGTGGAGGCCGACAGGTTAATGTAGCCACATTCATACCTGAAATTCATTCGCGATCTCAGAATGAATGGATCGACAATTTCCTGAAGCAGAACGGTTATCTAG AATACGCAGCGCTAACTCGACTGGGATTAGGAGATCCTAAAAGTTTTTGCCGCAAACGTTTCAAGGACACTTCACTTCTCTATCTGTCGAGTTGTTGCGTCGGTAGCAACATTTTGGGGCAAATAGAGGCTGCGATTGAAGAAGCTATTAGTTCCCAATCTTGGGTGGAAGTTCTG CCCTTACTACCCAGTGTATTTGACGATGAAGATGCTGAACAGATTATTCAGCACGTGTTAAAGACGAGCCAGAATATACCGGATAAAGATGCCCTTGTGATCGGACAATCAGCTGTCACAAGTAATTCCTTCGttcaaaatctgaaaattatttttaagccAATGATCGAAGAAAAAGCTAGCGAG GTTGTTGCTTCGGGAGACTATCTTCAGTCTCTGGCGGATCAACGAAACGCAAAGGGCAAATCATTTAAACCAGAGCAGgcaaatgagaaaaaggatCGAAAAGAAGAACGAAGAAAGAAGGCCAATGAAGGCAAACTTGGCGGAGGAACGCAG GGAAGAGAAACTAAAACTAGGGCTACCAAGAAGAAGTACGGCAAAGGAAAGAACGATTCAGATGATGAGAACGAAGGAGATGTTGTTGGAACTAATTCCGCATCTTTAGAACTTGAATTCATGTCTATTgatgaaatttcaaatgttcttAAAAAGCAAGAAAACGTTTCAGATGCTCCAGATGAATTCGTCGAGGATATTGCGACACGTCTTTATCC GTCATTGCAAGCTTCATTCCAGGAAGCAGCCCGTCTAGCGTTTGAAGCAATGCTATCGTCGACATCAGGCCAGAGGCGTCAAACCCATAGTGAATTGCAAGATAGATTGCAGTTGTTATTGCAGAATATAAAACAG GGTGAAAAGGCGATTCAATTCTTTACTTCGCTGGATGTACAGCAACAACTATGCCGTCATCTTTTGAAAACATCTGGATCAGAACTAGTTAACGAATTGGTTTCTTACGTGTCCCAGGATACTAGCGTTGCCAGTGACTCGAAAGATCTATCCCCTGAA gcccgccaaaaaataattagtggATTGCCGCAGAATGTGCGTGTACCACTTCAAGGTCTTCACAAAGCCACTCAGGGAGCAAATGTCGAGGAATTTATTTCAGAAACGGAAGTGGCCTTATCAGCTTGTGACGTCGTCCTACGTAAAGTggacaaaaagaaagacaaggCGGTTCCCACTCAACAGCGTCATTTGCTCATCGAGCAGCTTAATGCTGCAAAAGATGCTGCTTTAGTCCTTCATGTAGCTGTTCTATTGCTATTCCATACTGTCACACAGACAGTTTTGAATGCTTCCGGGCGGTTTGTTCCTCAGATTATCACTTTTCTCCAGTCGCACCTATCACCGTCTACCGCGGAATTGCTGTCTACATTGCAAG GCTTGGTCATTCAAGAATTAACAAGCAAGGGCGATGAAGAACTTCTTGGAACTATACGACAGAAAATGGAGGATCTTATTCCTCGGGTTCGCGAAACTGCTGTCACCTTTAAGAAATCCGCAACTCAAGATTAA
- the LOC124209742 gene encoding T-complex protein 1 subunit epsilon-like, translating to MASMGALAFDEFGRPFIIIKDQDRQKRLTGNAAIKSHILAARTVASTLRTSLGPKGLDKLMVSADGDITITNDGATILKMMDVDHQIAKLLVQLSQSQDDEIGDGTTGVVVLAGALLEKAEHLLDKGVHPIRIADGFEMAARCAIQSLERNAETFPLDVNNLEPLIQTAMTTLGSKIVNKCHRHMAEIAVNAVLAVADMETRDVNFELIKVETKVGGQLEDTMLVKGVIVDKDFSHPQMPKVLKNVKIAILTCPFEPPKPKTKHKLDVTSVEDYKNLRKYEHEKFEEMVQQVKDSGAGLAICQWGFDDEANHMLLQRELPAVRWVGGPEIELIAIATGGRIVPRFEELTPDKLGYAGVVKELCFGTTKDRMLVIEECTNSKAVTIFIRGGNKMIVDEAKRSIHDALCVIRNLVRDNRIVYGGGAPEISCAIAVAKEADSIKTLEQYPFRAFADALESIPLALAENSGLNPIHTLTEIKARQVAENNAALGIDCLCKGTADMKEQHVIETLHSKKQQILLATQVVKMILKIDDVRSPDDGY from the exons ATGGCCTCGATGGGAGCTTTAGCGTTCGATGAGTTTGGAAGACCATTTATCATCATCAAAGATCAAGACAGACAGAAAAGACTTACCGGTAACGCAGCTATTAAA tCTCACATTTTAGCTGCAAGGACTGTTGCAAGCACCCTCCGAACATCTTTGGGACCCAAGGGTTTGGACAAGTTGATGGTCTCCGCTGATGGTGATATCACCATTACCAATGATGGAGCCACTATCCTTAAGATGATGGATGTTGACCATCAGATTGCAAAACTTCTAGTTCAGTTGTCTCAGTCTCAAGATGATGAAATTGGTGATGGAACCACTGGTGTCGTTG tTCTTGCTGGGGCTCTTTTGGAAAAGGCTGAACACTTGCTTGACAAAGGAGTTCACCCCATCCGTATTGCCGATGGATTTGAGATGGCTGCACGGTGCGCCATTCAAAGTCTTGAGCGCAATGCCGAGACTTTCCCATTGGACGTCAACAATCTGGAACCCCTCATCCAGACTGCGATGACCACTCTTGGCTCAAAAATCGTCAATAAGTGCCATAGACATATGGCTGAAATCGCTGTGAATGCTGTGTTGGCCGTGGCTGACATGGAAACTCGCGATGTCAACTTTGAACTTATCAAAGTCGAGACTAAAGTTGGTGGGCAGCTTGAAGATACCATGTTGGTCAAAGGTGTGATTGTAGACAAGGACTTCTCTCATCCTCAAATGCCTAAG GTGCTGAAAAATGTGAAGATCGCCATCTTGACTTGCCCGTTTGAACCTCCTAAACCCAAGACCAAGCATAAGTTGGATGTCACTTCAGTCGAGGATTACAAGAATTTACGAAAGTACGAACATGAGAAATTCGAAGAAATGGTCCAGCAG GTGAAAGACTCGGGTGCAGGTCTGGCCATTTGTCAGTGGGGTTTCGACGATGAAGCAAACCATATGCTTCTTCAGCGCGAGCTCCCTGCCGTTCGTTGGGTTGGAGGACCCGAAATCGAGTTGATTGCCATCGCCACTGGAGGGCGTATTGTTCCACGTTTTGAAGAACTCACCCCGGATAAGCTCGGCTACGCTGGCGTCGTCAAGGAGTTGTGCTTTGGAACCACCAAGGACCGCATGTTGGTGATTGAGGAATGTACCAACTCAAAGGCGGTTACCATCTTCATCCGTGGTGGCAATAAGATG ATTGTTGATGAAGCCAAACGCAGTATTCATGATGCTCTCTGCGTTATTCGCAACTTGGTTCGTGATAACCGCATTGTTTACGGTGGAGGAGCTCCCGAAATCTCCTGCGCTATTGCAGTAGCCAAGGAAGCCGATTCG ATCAAAACTCTCGAGCAGTATCCATTCCGAGCGTTCGCGGATGCCCTAGAATCAATTCCACTGGCTTTGGCTGAAAATTCTGGTCTTAATCCTATTCACACTCTAACGGAAATTAAAGCTCGTCAAGTTGCAGAGAACAACGCTGCTCTTGGTATCGACTGTCTCTGCAAAGGCACAGCTG ATATGAAAGAGCAACACGTCATTGAAACACTTCACAGCAAGAAACAGCAGATTCTTCTCGCCACACAAGTGGTTAAGATGATCCTCAAGATTGATGATGTGCGTTCTCCGGACGACGGCTACTAA